In Microbacterium sp. AB, a single genomic region encodes these proteins:
- a CDS encoding hydantoinase B/oxoprolinase family protein has product MLSTVEKDVAQTRLQATAEEMCLTLQRASRSLYVRDAADFACAVADLSGRFVAYPQQIGVSGFLGLDLGPAVAAATAGEPLAPGDVLLTNDPYLSHGLSTHLPDVHAIAPYFEGGELIGYGWAFVHVSDIGGRVPSSVSVVNDSIYAEGLRIPPVRYVRAGRVVDEVEAFLSANSRTPEANRGDLHAMLAALSTGRRRVGELSGELGAEGFAEVGSFARAQTAARARAALRTLRDGVYRFEDYLDNDGVGQTPLRIVVTATVSDGHVHLDLTGTDPQVEAALNMVTFGEAHSWVVTRLFALIGTLDPSIPLGGGLMDAIGFHAPEGTLLNAVGAAATGVRHATTSRVNDVVSGALIQAAPDVLPAASSGLVVPVVFAASDGSRIDVVEPMVGGTGARKGSDGADGRDSGISNLSNNSVEVVESDVAVRVLRYASRPDSGGPGRWRGGVGLELEFEALTEGALLARGLERLRFRPWGFAGGHPGAATELVVNEGEPDEERLSIVDVRPLRAGDRVVLRTAGAGGYGDPLQRDPEAVRDDVEAGLVSVAQAREAYGVVIEHGDVDAARTGALRAERPEPDGLRPEGHRLGAERDRWDRAFPSHVADRLQARLQTLPVTTRSARRRAILGEVLRTLPAGFPAVPAGDAALAAAAHRFAALVDDLGGAPQSAS; this is encoded by the coding sequence ATGCTGAGCACGGTCGAGAAGGACGTCGCGCAGACGCGGCTGCAGGCGACGGCCGAGGAGATGTGCCTCACGCTGCAGCGCGCCAGCCGCAGCCTGTACGTCCGCGACGCGGCCGACTTCGCGTGCGCCGTCGCCGATCTGTCCGGCCGCTTCGTGGCCTATCCGCAGCAGATCGGCGTCTCGGGTTTCCTCGGGCTGGACCTGGGACCCGCCGTCGCCGCGGCGACCGCGGGCGAGCCGCTCGCGCCCGGCGATGTGCTCCTGACCAACGACCCGTACCTGTCGCACGGCCTGTCGACGCACCTGCCCGACGTCCACGCCATCGCCCCGTACTTCGAGGGCGGCGAGCTGATCGGCTACGGATGGGCCTTCGTGCACGTCTCGGACATCGGCGGCCGGGTGCCGTCCTCGGTGAGCGTCGTCAACGACTCGATCTACGCCGAGGGCCTGCGCATCCCGCCCGTGCGCTACGTGCGGGCGGGGCGCGTGGTCGACGAGGTCGAGGCCTTCCTCTCCGCGAACTCCCGCACGCCCGAGGCGAACCGCGGCGATCTGCACGCGATGCTGGCCGCGCTCTCGACCGGCCGGCGCCGCGTCGGCGAGCTCTCGGGCGAGCTCGGCGCCGAGGGCTTCGCCGAGGTGGGGTCCTTCGCGCGGGCGCAGACGGCCGCGCGCGCCCGGGCCGCGCTGCGCACGCTGCGGGACGGCGTCTACCGCTTCGAGGACTACCTCGACAACGACGGCGTCGGCCAGACGCCGCTGCGCATCGTCGTGACGGCGACCGTGTCGGACGGGCACGTGCATCTCGACCTCACCGGCACCGATCCGCAGGTCGAGGCCGCTCTCAACATGGTGACGTTCGGCGAGGCGCACTCCTGGGTCGTGACGCGGCTCTTCGCGCTGATCGGCACGCTCGACCCTTCCATCCCGCTCGGCGGGGGGCTCATGGACGCGATCGGCTTCCACGCGCCCGAGGGCACGCTGCTCAACGCCGTCGGCGCGGCGGCGACCGGCGTGCGGCACGCCACCACGTCGCGCGTCAACGACGTCGTCTCGGGCGCGCTGATCCAGGCGGCCCCCGACGTGCTGCCGGCCGCGTCGAGCGGACTCGTCGTGCCCGTCGTCTTCGCCGCCTCCGACGGCTCGCGCATCGACGTCGTCGAGCCCATGGTCGGCGGCACCGGGGCGCGGAAGGGCTCCGACGGGGCCGACGGGCGCGACTCGGGCATCTCGAACCTCTCGAACAACAGCGTCGAGGTGGTCGAGTCGGACGTCGCGGTGCGCGTCCTGCGGTACGCCTCGCGCCCCGACTCCGGCGGGCCCGGCCGATGGCGCGGCGGCGTCGGCCTCGAGCTCGAGTTCGAGGCGCTGACCGAGGGGGCGCTGCTCGCCCGCGGCCTGGAGCGGCTGCGGTTCCGCCCCTGGGGCTTCGCCGGAGGGCATCCCGGGGCGGCCACGGAGCTCGTGGTCAACGAGGGGGAGCCCGACGAGGAGCGCCTCTCGATCGTCGACGTGCGCCCCCTGCGCGCGGGCGACCGCGTGGTGCTGCGCACCGCGGGGGCCGGCGGGTACGGCGACCCGCTCCAGCGCGATCCGGAGGCCGTCCGCGACGATGTCGAGGCGGGTCTCGTCTCGGTCGCACAGGCCCGGGAGGCGTACGGCGTCGTGATCGAGCACGGCGACGTCGACGCCGCCCGTACGGGGGCGCTCCGCGCCGAGCGCCCCGAGCCGGACGGCCTCCGGCCGGAGGGCCATCGTCTGGGCGCGGAGCGGGACCGCTGGGATCGCGCCTTCCCGTCGCACGTCGCCGACCGGCTGCAGGCACGGCTGCAGACCCTGCCCGTGACGACGCGGTCCGCGCGGCGGCGCGCGATCCTGGGCGAGGTCCTGCGCACGCTGCCCGCCGGCTTCCCCGCCGTCCCCGCCGGCGACGCCGCCCTCGCCGCCGCCGCGCACCGCTTCGCCGCCCTCGTCGACGATCTCGGCGGAGCCCCTCAGTCCGCGTCGTAG
- a CDS encoding GntR family transcriptional regulator yields MAPPLRIRHSYALIRGWVRDVPSPEAPIDETTLQHATGASRTEVREVLGHLTADGLLRRRQRSGTLVDSRFADFAIDLPLAYQAATTERYRQVTLHEESVPASDALVRLFGEPDEGHYLLADSRIELDGTPLAVRTSFWRGSERRRPSPAGRGDTDMARSFARTFGVPLASCDARVDALSATERFAGQLRVAPGEPLLLREAVLTGTDGVVHEVNVTFYASRRISLTVTTPYDAD; encoded by the coding sequence ATGGCCCCGCCGCTTCGCATCCGACACTCGTATGCGCTGATCCGCGGCTGGGTGCGCGACGTCCCGTCCCCCGAGGCGCCGATCGACGAGACCACGCTGCAGCACGCGACGGGAGCGAGCCGCACGGAGGTCCGCGAGGTTCTCGGCCACCTCACCGCCGACGGGCTCCTGCGGCGCCGCCAGCGTTCGGGGACGCTCGTCGACTCGCGGTTCGCCGACTTCGCGATCGACCTCCCGCTCGCGTACCAGGCCGCGACGACCGAGCGCTACCGGCAGGTGACGCTCCACGAGGAGAGCGTCCCGGCCTCCGACGCGCTCGTGCGGCTCTTCGGCGAGCCCGACGAGGGGCACTACCTCCTCGCCGACTCGCGGATCGAGCTCGACGGCACGCCCCTCGCCGTGCGGACGTCGTTCTGGCGGGGGAGCGAGCGCCGTCGCCCGTCGCCGGCGGGGCGCGGCGACACCGACATGGCGCGGTCGTTCGCTCGGACCTTCGGCGTCCCGCTCGCCTCGTGCGACGCGAGGGTCGACGCCCTGAGCGCGACCGAGCGCTTCGCCGGCCAGCTGCGCGTGGCTCCCGGCGAGCCGCTGCTCCTGCGCGAGGCGGTGCTGACCGGCACCGACGGCGTCGTCCACGAGGTGAACGTGACCTTCTACGCGAGCCGGCGCATCTCGCTGACGGTGACGACGCCCTACGACGCGGACTGA
- a CDS encoding C45 family autoproteolytic acyltransferase/hydolase — protein MSSWKTLSVHDPIDAAASSADVVYATGDAVAQGEAHGRHAAEKIRANVALIDRIVADHPGIGRDEFDELVARNHAFATTQDPDLAPIVAGIAAGSGLPEKALWGLNLPAHFLLGRIAQECSQLYLGAPRATGAFLAKTRDFPADRAFAQVVVVSEHADGTRTIAGHTAGSVTWPGSGLTSHGVAYSTSGVWSDRVMADAARADAGWLLFNGDVIARTARSAREFAELAAAQSRLVGINLVAADPEEAFGVELTATEASIVPAADGRLIRTNHYATQTGEFGAIGPRESEYENTFRRERFLSGATDGASARRGLDDVLRIMESAPICREAEPASGSVSEYTSVADIASGAFAIRLAA, from the coding sequence GTGAGCAGCTGGAAGACCCTGTCCGTCCATGACCCGATCGACGCCGCCGCGTCGTCGGCGGACGTCGTCTACGCGACGGGGGACGCCGTGGCCCAGGGCGAGGCGCACGGGCGGCACGCCGCCGAGAAGATCCGCGCGAACGTCGCCCTCATCGACCGCATCGTCGCCGACCACCCGGGCATCGGCCGGGACGAGTTCGACGAGCTGGTCGCCCGCAACCACGCGTTCGCGACGACGCAGGACCCCGACCTCGCGCCCATCGTCGCGGGCATCGCGGCGGGCTCCGGACTGCCCGAGAAGGCGCTCTGGGGGCTCAACCTGCCCGCGCACTTCCTCCTGGGGCGCATCGCGCAGGAGTGCTCGCAGCTCTACCTCGGCGCTCCGCGGGCGACGGGCGCCTTCCTCGCGAAGACGCGCGACTTCCCCGCCGACCGGGCGTTCGCCCAGGTCGTCGTGGTCTCGGAGCACGCCGACGGGACGCGCACGATCGCCGGTCACACGGCGGGCTCGGTCACGTGGCCGGGAAGCGGCCTGACCTCGCACGGCGTCGCGTACTCCACCTCGGGCGTGTGGTCGGACCGGGTGATGGCGGACGCCGCACGGGCGGACGCGGGATGGCTGCTCTTCAACGGCGACGTCATCGCCCGCACGGCGCGCAGCGCGCGCGAGTTCGCCGAGCTCGCGGCCGCCCAGTCCCGCCTTGTCGGGATCAACCTCGTCGCCGCCGACCCCGAGGAGGCGTTCGGCGTCGAGCTGACGGCGACGGAGGCGTCGATCGTCCCCGCCGCGGACGGCCGGCTCATCCGCACGAACCACTACGCGACGCAGACGGGCGAGTTCGGCGCGATCGGCCCGCGCGAGAGCGAGTATGAGAACACCTTCCGGCGTGAGCGCTTCCTCTCCGGCGCCACGGACGGCGCGTCGGCCCGCCGAGGGCTCGACGACGTCCTCCGCATCATGGAGAGCGCGCCCATCTGCCGCGAGGCCGAGCCCGCATCGGGCAGCGTCTCCGAGTACACCTCCGTCGCGGACATCGCGTCCGGCGCCTTCGCCATCCGACTCGCCGCCTGA